In Carnobacterium sp. CP1, the following are encoded in one genomic region:
- the nadE gene encoding ammonia-dependent NAD(+) synthetase, with the protein MTNLQEKIIKELHVLPEIDVQQEIRKSVDFLKAYLHKHPFLKTLVLGISGGQDSTLGGKLSQIALTEMREETGDTEYGFIAVRLPYGEQTDEQDAIDAIDFIGADESVRVNIKSATDGIVIALEETGVEINDFVKGNIKARQRMIAQYAIAGMYQGAVVGSDHAAESVTGFYTKYGDGGSDINPLVRLNKRQGRAMLQALGAPEHLYLKIPTADLEDNKPGLADEVALGVTYDEIDDYLEGKAIDPAAARQIESWYLKTEHKRHLPITIFDDFWK; encoded by the coding sequence ATGACAAACTTACAAGAAAAAATCATTAAAGAATTGCATGTTTTGCCTGAAATAGATGTTCAGCAAGAAATTCGGAAAAGTGTGGATTTTTTAAAAGCTTATCTTCATAAACACCCTTTTTTAAAGACTTTAGTATTGGGCATCAGCGGCGGACAAGATTCAACATTGGGCGGGAAATTAAGCCAAATCGCATTAACGGAAATGCGAGAAGAGACCGGCGATACTGAATACGGTTTTATTGCTGTTCGCTTACCCTATGGGGAACAAACGGATGAACAAGATGCAATCGATGCGATTGATTTTATTGGGGCTGATGAAAGCGTACGGGTCAATATCAAATCTGCTACGGATGGAATCGTTATAGCATTGGAAGAAACCGGTGTGGAAATAAACGATTTTGTCAAAGGAAACATCAAAGCGCGGCAACGAATGATCGCTCAATACGCTATTGCTGGAATGTATCAAGGGGCAGTCGTCGGCAGCGATCATGCAGCTGAATCAGTGACGGGTTTCTACACTAAGTACGGGGATGGCGGTTCAGATATTAATCCACTCGTGCGTTTAAACAAACGTCAAGGAAGGGCCATGCTTCAGGCTTTAGGTGCTCCTGAACATTTGTACCTGAAAATTCCGACGGCTGACTTAGAAGACAACAAACCTGGATTGGCTGATGAAGTGGCTTTAGGGGTAACTTACGATGAAATTGATGATTACCTTGAAGGGAAAGCGATCGATCCGGCAGCCGCTAGACAAATTGAAAGTTGGTACCTTAAAACAGAACACAAGCGGCACTTGCCGATTACCATTTTTGACGATTTTTGGAAATAA
- a CDS encoding LTA synthase family protein, with the protein MLKTSRWQQQKRHAAEQPLMSQLLKELGLTLISGFLVASVSNFILQVFQNQFSTELAFKFIFEWHTELFLLGTSVLLILYLWLVSLIGSRRIGALVLLVLALGMGIATQQKMAFREEPMYPSDFAMVTNLPFLLKMMDARVLWLSVAGIGILLVGGYSLIKYFRKRNKTTGYQRKPLNKGLRAGLLVLSSMALVYINAFNDPGNRVKAAYNDYAYWIPYSQEMNYYNNGFVGGFLYNLNVSPMEKPVGYSKKRIEQLVEKYEKQAQTINKTRTAVLDDVNIIYVMNESFSDPTALAHVGVSQDPIPKIRTLMEQHTSGNMLSQGYGGGTANIEFEALTGLSMEPFVSNLSTPYTQMPSRLNQVPSVVSYLQQLGHATTAIHPYNTSMYKRKQVYEEMGFDTFIHEGTMTYDDKLENNPYISDYAAYQEILAKLQETDRADFVHLVTMQNHMPYATNYPSTAFKGSHTADDSEAANYYQGLAYSDDALKNFLDQLQDLAEDTIVVFWGDHLPGFYGDEVVAANDELTMHQTPVLIASTKKSENETLDTISPIYFMNHVLKAAGAPVTPYYALLMELEDVLPAFEKGIYLEKGSQTAKQSREELTAPTLEILQDYDLLQYDTTVGENYSKTAHFYSE; encoded by the coding sequence ATGTTGAAAACTTCTCGTTGGCAACAACAAAAACGTCATGCAGCCGAACAACCGTTAATGAGCCAACTATTAAAAGAGTTGGGGCTAACTTTAATCAGCGGCTTTTTAGTTGCAAGTGTTTCAAATTTTATACTGCAAGTGTTTCAAAACCAATTTAGTACAGAATTGGCGTTCAAATTTATCTTTGAATGGCATACAGAATTATTTTTATTGGGAACCAGTGTGCTTCTTATTCTTTACTTGTGGCTGGTCAGTTTGATCGGCAGTCGACGTATAGGGGCCTTAGTATTGCTAGTATTGGCTTTAGGAATGGGAATCGCCACACAACAGAAGATGGCCTTTCGTGAAGAGCCGATGTATCCTTCAGACTTTGCGATGGTCACGAATCTGCCTTTTTTACTTAAAATGATGGATGCTAGAGTTTTATGGTTGAGCGTAGCTGGAATAGGCATCCTTCTTGTAGGAGGATATTCTTTAATCAAATACTTCCGGAAACGAAATAAAACAACTGGTTATCAGAGAAAACCATTAAACAAAGGTTTGCGAGCAGGCTTACTCGTTTTATCCAGTATGGCTTTAGTTTACATCAATGCTTTTAATGATCCGGGGAATAGGGTCAAAGCAGCTTACAATGATTATGCTTATTGGATTCCGTACAGCCAAGAAATGAATTATTACAATAATGGTTTTGTTGGCGGTTTTTTATACAATTTAAATGTGTCCCCAATGGAGAAACCAGTGGGCTATTCAAAAAAACGTATCGAGCAATTAGTGGAAAAGTACGAAAAACAAGCTCAAACGATCAATAAGACAAGGACAGCTGTCTTAGACGATGTAAATATAATTTATGTGATGAATGAAAGCTTTTCAGACCCCACTGCATTAGCCCATGTTGGAGTATCACAAGATCCGATACCGAAAATCAGAACTTTAATGGAGCAGCACACAAGCGGCAATATGTTGTCGCAAGGCTATGGCGGAGGCACGGCGAATATTGAGTTCGAAGCTCTGACCGGGTTATCAATGGAACCTTTTGTTTCTAACTTAAGCACTCCTTATACCCAAATGCCTTCTCGCTTAAACCAGGTGCCATCGGTCGTTTCGTACTTACAGCAGTTAGGACATGCGACAACCGCGATCCATCCCTATAACACCTCGATGTACAAGCGCAAACAAGTCTATGAGGAAATGGGATTTGATACCTTTATTCATGAAGGCACGATGACATATGATGACAAACTTGAAAACAATCCGTATATTTCTGATTATGCAGCGTATCAAGAAATTCTCGCTAAACTGCAAGAAACAGATCGAGCGGATTTTGTTCATCTGGTAACCATGCAAAACCATATGCCTTATGCAACGAATTATCCGTCTACAGCATTCAAAGGCAGTCACACAGCTGATGATTCGGAAGCGGCTAATTATTATCAAGGCTTAGCCTATAGCGACGATGCTTTAAAAAATTTCTTGGACCAATTGCAGGATTTAGCAGAAGACACGATCGTTGTTTTTTGGGGTGATCATTTGCCAGGTTTTTATGGAGACGAAGTGGTAGCGGCCAATGATGAATTAACGATGCACCAGACGCCGGTCTTGATTGCTTCAACTAAAAAGAGTGAAAACGAAACATTGGATACCATTAGCCCCATCTATTTCATGAACCATGTTTTAAAAGCAGCAGGTGCGCCGGTTACTCCTTACTACGCGCTGCTGATGGAATTGGAAGACGTTTTACCGGCTTTTGAAAAAGGGATTTACCTCGAAAAAGGGTCGCAGACTGCAAAACAGTCAAGGGAAGAATTGACCGCGCCAACGCTGGAGATTCTACAGGATTATGACTTATTGCAATACGACACGACTGTTGGAGAGAACTACAGCAAAACAGCACACTTTTATTCAGAATAA
- a CDS encoding nicotinate phosphoribosyltransferase produces the protein MNKVYPDDSWALHTDLYQINMMKTYWELGKADNHAVFECYFRSNPFESGYAIFAGLERVISYINQLKFSETDIEYLRDVGDYPESFLEYLAEFKFRATIRSMVEGEVVFANEPIIQVEGPLVDCQFVETAILNIVNYQTLIATKASQIKTVVGNEPVLEFGSRRAQEMDAAIWGTRASYIGGCDATSNVRAAKIFGIPASGTHAHSLVQVYRNDYEAFKAYALTHKDCVFLVDTYDTLKSGVPTAIKVAKEMGDSINFLGVRLDSGDMAYISKKVRQQLDAAGFPEAKIYASNDLDEKTILNLKMQGAKIDVWGVGTKLITAYDQPALGAVYKLVSIEDENGQMVDTLKISSNAEKVSTPGKKQVWRITGNDDGKSEGDYITLWEEKPDEAKELFMFHPVHTYINKTVTNYTARPLLQEIFVDGEQTYVLPCLGEIKDYATASLDALWEEYKRSLNPEPYPVDLSQDAWDHKMNYIAAIRKKINEQEL, from the coding sequence ATGAATAAGGTCTATCCAGATGATAGTTGGGCGTTACATACCGATCTGTATCAAATCAATATGATGAAAACCTATTGGGAATTGGGGAAAGCAGATAATCATGCGGTATTCGAATGCTATTTTAGAAGCAATCCATTTGAAAGCGGCTATGCTATTTTTGCAGGTTTAGAACGCGTCATATCCTATATTAATCAATTAAAATTTTCTGAAACAGATATCGAGTATTTAAGAGATGTTGGCGATTATCCAGAGTCGTTTTTGGAGTATTTAGCTGAGTTCAAATTTAGAGCCACGATTCGTTCTATGGTGGAAGGCGAGGTTGTCTTTGCCAACGAACCTATTATTCAAGTTGAAGGACCTCTGGTAGATTGCCAATTTGTTGAAACAGCAATTTTAAATATTGTTAATTATCAAACGCTGATTGCGACAAAAGCTTCACAAATCAAAACGGTCGTCGGAAATGAGCCTGTTTTAGAGTTTGGATCAAGAAGAGCTCAAGAAATGGACGCTGCTATTTGGGGAACGAGAGCTTCTTATATCGGAGGCTGCGATGCTACAAGCAACGTGCGAGCTGCAAAAATATTCGGTATCCCAGCCAGCGGAACACATGCACACTCTCTAGTCCAAGTTTATCGGAATGACTATGAGGCTTTTAAAGCTTATGCACTGACGCATAAAGATTGTGTTTTTTTAGTGGACACATATGATACGCTAAAATCAGGCGTTCCAACAGCTATTAAAGTTGCCAAAGAAATGGGAGACAGCATCAACTTTTTAGGTGTTCGATTAGACAGCGGAGATATGGCCTATATTTCTAAAAAAGTCCGCCAACAATTAGATGCCGCTGGTTTTCCGGAAGCTAAAATTTATGCTTCGAATGATTTAGATGAAAAAACTATTTTAAATTTAAAAATGCAAGGAGCCAAGATCGATGTCTGGGGTGTGGGGACAAAATTAATTACGGCTTATGACCAACCAGCACTAGGAGCCGTATATAAGCTGGTTTCCATTGAAGATGAAAATGGCCAAATGGTCGATACATTAAAAATTTCCAGCAATGCGGAAAAAGTTTCGACCCCCGGTAAAAAACAAGTTTGGCGAATCACTGGTAACGACGACGGAAAATCAGAAGGCGACTACATCACTTTGTGGGAAGAAAAGCCAGATGAAGCAAAAGAATTATTTATGTTTCATCCAGTCCATACGTACATCAATAAAACAGTGACCAATTATACAGCTCGTCCATTGTTGCAAGAGATCTTTGTAGATGGTGAACAAACTTATGTACTGCCATGCTTAGGCGAAATCAAAGACTATGCGACAGCGAGTTTAGATGCTCTATGGGAAGAATACAAACGGAGCTTAAATCCAGAGCCTTATCCGGTAGACTTGTCTCAGGACGCATGGGATCATAAGATGAACTACATTGCGGCTATTCGAAAAAAAATCAATGAACAAGAGTTGTAA
- a CDS encoding glucosamine-6-phosphate deaminase, with translation METIIVKDNIEGGKKAFELIKSGMAEGAKVLGLATGSTPVPMYKAMVESDLDFSDMVALNLDEYFGLAADNPQSYHYFMEEQLFSHKPFKETYIPNGLGEEKSECARYDQVIVDHPIDIQILGIGTNAHIGFNEPGTSFDTTTRKVALTESTIESNKRNFDTVEEVPRYAYSMGIQSILSAKKIILMAFGEEKAEAIKKTLEGPVTEEVPASVLQQHGNVILIVDEAAAKLIQQ, from the coding sequence ATGGAAACGATTATTGTAAAAGACAACATTGAAGGCGGAAAAAAAGCATTTGAATTGATTAAATCAGGGATGGCAGAAGGCGCAAAAGTTTTGGGCTTAGCAACAGGCAGCACACCCGTTCCAATGTACAAAGCGATGGTTGAGAGTGATTTAGACTTTTCAGATATGGTAGCTCTTAACTTAGATGAATATTTTGGATTGGCAGCTGACAATCCGCAAAGCTACCACTATTTTATGGAAGAACAATTATTTTCACACAAACCGTTTAAAGAAACGTACATTCCAAATGGATTGGGAGAAGAAAAAAGCGAATGTGCTCGCTACGATCAAGTGATCGTCGATCATCCAATTGATATTCAAATTTTAGGAATCGGGACAAATGCACATATCGGTTTTAATGAACCCGGCACATCATTTGATACGACTACTCGTAAAGTTGCTTTAACAGAATCAACCATTGAATCAAATAAACGTAATTTTGATACGGTTGAAGAAGTTCCGCGTTATGCTTATTCAATGGGTATCCAAAGCATTCTTTCAGCTAAGAAAATCATTCTGATGGCCTTTGGCGAAGAAAAAGCGGAAGCCATCAAAAAAACACTTGAAGGACCTGTTACAGAAGAGGTTCCAGCAAGCGTCTTGCAACAACATGGAAATGTTATTTTGATCGTAGACGAAGCAGCTGCAAAATTGATCCAACAGTAG
- the nagA gene encoding N-acetylglucosamine-6-phosphate deacetylase, producing MTTTVWINATIYTGKEKIEDGFIRYQETITDIGKMADFKKTESDAVIDAAGKILVPGFIDVHSHGGYNWDSMDADPDEINQMIHEMQKEGITSYFPTTMTQSYENIEKAMVAIKEAAKTNPVIQGIHLEGPFVSAVFKGAQPEEYIAIPDAAMMDKWNELSGGLIRLVTYAPETSDAAEFEQYCVDHNIVLSVGHSNATRAQLMDSKASHITHLYNAQRGLHHREPGVTGHAFLEKDIYSEMIVDGYHITPDMVKIAYQAIGPDHIELITDSMRAKGLSDGESELGGQKVFVKDKQARLADGTLAGSVLEFQDAFRNMLAFTSCGIENAVKMSSVNQAREFGLSQKGTLEVGKDADMVVFDHGLALEQTISLGKMIL from the coding sequence ATGACAACAACTGTATGGATAAATGCTACCATTTATACAGGCAAAGAGAAAATCGAAGATGGGTTTATCCGTTACCAAGAAACCATTACAGACATCGGTAAAATGGCTGATTTCAAGAAAACTGAAAGCGATGCCGTTATTGATGCAGCTGGAAAAATATTAGTTCCAGGTTTTATTGATGTACACAGCCATGGTGGTTATAATTGGGACAGTATGGATGCTGATCCAGATGAAATCAACCAAATGATCCATGAAATGCAGAAAGAAGGAATAACATCTTACTTTCCAACGACCATGACGCAGTCTTATGAGAATATTGAAAAAGCCATGGTAGCCATTAAAGAAGCGGCAAAGACCAACCCGGTGATTCAAGGCATTCATCTTGAAGGACCTTTTGTATCTGCGGTATTTAAGGGAGCACAACCCGAAGAATATATTGCCATTCCTGATGCTGCTATGATGGACAAATGGAATGAGCTAAGCGGCGGATTGATCCGCTTAGTGACCTATGCTCCTGAAACAAGTGATGCTGCTGAATTTGAGCAATATTGTGTGGACCATAATATCGTCCTTTCAGTCGGTCACAGCAATGCGACGCGTGCTCAATTAATGGATTCAAAGGCTTCTCATATCACTCACTTATACAATGCTCAAAGAGGGTTGCATCATCGTGAACCTGGTGTTACGGGGCATGCATTCTTAGAAAAAGATATTTACTCGGAAATGATCGTTGACGGTTACCATATTACTCCTGATATGGTTAAAATTGCTTATCAAGCCATTGGACCAGATCATATCGAATTGATCACCGACTCTATGCGCGCTAAAGGCTTGTCAGACGGTGAAAGCGAATTGGGCGGACAAAAAGTATTTGTTAAAGACAAGCAAGCTAGATTGGCAGACGGTACATTAGCGGGAAGCGTATTGGAATTTCAAGATGCTTTTAGAAATATGCTGGCTTTCACAAGTTGCGGTATCGAAAATGCCGTTAAGATGAGTTCAGTCAACCAAGCAAGAGAATTCGGATTGTCTCAAAAAGGCACACTCGAAGTTGGAAAAGATGCAGATATGGTCGTTTTCGATCATGGATTAGCACTGGAACAAACCATTAGCTTAGGGAAAATGATTTTATAA
- a CDS encoding DoxX family protein: MSFLSIIIQLVLGILFLAFGFVKFSSKQRAEAFDRYGYPQWFRPVSGVIEIIAAILVLYGIVNQTSAAWGGALITIIMIGAIFTQIKIRDPLQKILVPVAVLILGVLIMVLNWPFILGQ; the protein is encoded by the coding sequence ATGAGTTTTTTATCTATTATTATCCAATTGGTCTTAGGGATCTTATTTTTAGCGTTTGGTTTTGTTAAATTCAGCTCTAAACAAAGAGCGGAGGCATTTGATCGCTATGGTTACCCTCAGTGGTTCAGGCCGGTTTCTGGAGTCATTGAAATTATTGCAGCTATTTTAGTTCTTTATGGTATTGTCAACCAAACTTCAGCAGCGTGGGGTGGGGCACTAATTACGATCATTATGATCGGAGCTATTTTTACTCAAATTAAAATTAGAGATCCTTTACAAAAAATCTTGGTGCCAGTTGCAGTCTTGATTTTAGGGGTACTGATCATGGTTTTGAATTGGCCCTTTATTCTAGGACAATAA
- a CDS encoding glycosyltransferase family 2 protein: MNTEWISIVVPCFNEEQALPLFYSELEAVRKKLINADIEYIFVNDGSKDRTLKVIKEFASQNPIRVRYLSFSRNFGKEAALAAGLQHAKGDYVAVMDADLQDPPELLPEMLALLRTKAYDCIGTCRITRKGEPPIRSFFAKRFYQLMNRISDTEFVDGARDYRLMTRQMVDAVLSVSEVNRFSKGIFSWVGFETYYLPYENKERVAGKSSWSFWNLFKYSLDAIVNFSEIPLTIASFVGLFSFVLAIFFLGVIIIRTLIFDDPTAGWPSLVTIILAIGGLQLFCLGIVGKYLGKTYLETKKRPLYILKETDQNQKEKN, translated from the coding sequence GTGAATACAGAATGGATTTCGATTGTTGTTCCATGTTTTAATGAAGAACAAGCTTTGCCATTATTCTATTCTGAATTGGAAGCTGTGCGTAAGAAACTCATAAACGCTGACATTGAATATATTTTTGTCAATGACGGTTCTAAAGATCGTACGTTAAAAGTCATTAAAGAATTTGCTAGTCAAAATCCAATCCGTGTAAGGTACTTATCTTTTTCTAGAAATTTTGGAAAAGAAGCAGCTTTAGCTGCCGGACTGCAACATGCTAAGGGCGATTATGTGGCTGTAATGGATGCCGACTTGCAAGATCCGCCAGAGTTGCTGCCAGAAATGCTGGCGTTGTTAAGAACTAAAGCCTATGACTGTATCGGAACTTGCCGCATTACGCGTAAGGGGGAACCACCCATTCGTTCATTTTTTGCCAAACGTTTTTACCAGCTAATGAATCGAATTTCAGATACTGAATTTGTTGATGGTGCTAGAGACTATCGCTTGATGACCAGGCAAATGGTTGACGCTGTTCTTTCTGTTAGTGAAGTGAATCGTTTTTCAAAAGGCATTTTCAGCTGGGTCGGTTTTGAAACCTATTATTTGCCTTACGAAAATAAAGAACGTGTGGCTGGAAAATCTTCATGGTCTTTTTGGAATTTGTTTAAGTACTCATTAGATGCGATTGTCAATTTTTCTGAGATACCGCTGACGATTGCTTCATTTGTCGGATTATTCTCTTTTGTTTTAGCTATCTTCTTCTTAGGAGTTATCATTATCCGCACATTGATTTTTGATGATCCAACAGCCGGCTGGCCTTCATTAGTAACAATCATCTTAGCGATTGGCGGCCTTCAACTTTTTTGTTTAGGAATTGTAGGGAAATATTTAGGGAAAACTTACTTAGAGACAAAAAAACGGCCATTGTATATTTTAAAAGAAACGGACCAAAATCAAAAAGAAAAAAACTGA
- a CDS encoding GntR family transcriptional regulator — translation MGKETPIYIQIHNQMRKDIENGIWKVGDRIPSERDLAVQFKVSRMTLRQAVQTLVDEGILERKVGSGTYVSSKKVQEIMVGIASFTDIMLSQGRTPTSKTISYHVKPASVSEAENLKLAEETMVLRMERIRYADDIPICFEVATIPFSLVENLSKQEITRSLYRALEEEKGLHVGHAEQTISAMLASEKIADYLAIKRGQAILRLKQISYSKTGLPFEYVRTQYVGERFEFFLEKNS, via the coding sequence ATGGGTAAGGAAACACCGATTTATATTCAAATTCATAATCAAATGCGTAAGGATATTGAAAATGGCATTTGGAAAGTTGGCGACCGTATCCCTTCTGAAAGAGACTTGGCTGTTCAGTTTAAAGTCAGTCGGATGACCTTAAGACAAGCCGTCCAAACCTTAGTAGATGAAGGCATCTTAGAGAGAAAAGTTGGTTCTGGAACATATGTGTCCAGTAAAAAAGTTCAGGAAATTATGGTGGGAATTGCTAGTTTTACAGACATCATGCTGTCACAAGGACGAACACCGACAAGCAAAACGATTTCGTATCATGTCAAACCAGCTAGTGTGAGTGAAGCTGAAAATTTAAAATTGGCTGAAGAAACAATGGTTTTACGGATGGAACGAATTCGGTATGCCGATGATATTCCGATCTGTTTTGAAGTAGCTACGATTCCATTTAGTCTCGTTGAAAACCTGAGCAAGCAAGAAATCACTCGTTCACTTTATCGAGCATTAGAAGAAGAAAAAGGGTTACATGTGGGGCATGCGGAACAAACGATTTCAGCTATGCTGGCTTCTGAAAAAATTGCTGATTATTTAGCTATCAAACGCGGACAAGCTATTTTGCGGTTGAAACAAATCAGTTATTCCAAGACCGGTTTGCCTTTTGAATACGTTCGTACTCAATATGTTGGCGAACGATTTGAGTTCTTTCTTGAAAAAAATAGCTGA